In the Mastomys coucha isolate ucsf_1 unplaced genomic scaffold, UCSF_Mcou_1 pScaffold18, whole genome shotgun sequence genome, one interval contains:
- the Mycl gene encoding protein L-Myc isoform X1 — translation MCMCAGCRASPSRRGAAPLQVAGGGSEGADMDFDSYQHYFYDYDCGEDFYRSTAPSEDIWKKFELVPSPPTSPPWGSGPGAVDPASGISPGEPWPGGGAGDEAESRGHSKAWGRNYASIIRRDCMWSGFSARERLERVVSDRLAPGAPRGNPPKAPATPDGTPSLETSNPAPATQCQLGEPKTQACSGSESPSDSVPVLTTYTSSLLVTGETEGEEIDVVTVEKRRSLDIRKPVTITVRADPLDPCMKHFHISIHQQQHNYAARFPPESCSQEGDPEPGPQEETPEIEVPKEKEEEEEEEEEDEIVSPPLVESEAPQSCHPKPVSSDTEDVTKRKNHNFLERKRRNDLRSRFLALRDQVPTLASCSKAPKVVILSKALEYLQALVGAEKKMATEKRQLRCRQQQLQKRIAYLSGY, via the exons atgtgtatgtgtgcgggCTGCCGGGCTTCCCCGAGCCGGCGGGGAGCCGCTCCGCTCCAGGTGGCGGGCGGCGGGAGCGAG GGAGCGGACATGGACTTCGATTCGTATCAGCACTATTTCTACGACTATGACTGCGGAGAAGATTTCTACCGCTCCACGGCGCCCAGCGAAGACATCTGGAAGAAATTCGAGCTGGTGCCGTCGCCCCCCACGTCGCCGCCCTGGGGCTCCGGTCCCGGCGCCGTGGACCCAGCCTCTGGGATTAGTCCCGGGGAGCCGTGGCCTGGAGGGGGAGCCGGGGACGAGGCGGAATCTCGGGGCCATTCGAAAGCTTGGGGCAGGAATTATGCTTCCATCATTCGCCGTGACTGCATGTGGAGCGGCTTCTCCGCCCGGGAACGGCTGGAGAGAGTGGTGAGCGACAGGCTGGCCCCAGGCGCGCCCCGGGGGAACCCGCCCAAAGCGCCCGCTACCCCGGACGGCACTCCTAGTCTGGAAACCAGTAACCCTGCGCCCGCTACCCAGTGTCAGCTGGGCGAGCCCAAGACTCAGGCCTGCTCCGGGTCCGAGAGCCCCAGCGATTCCG TCCCAGTCCTTACCACTTACACATCCTCATTACTGGTGACCGGtgagacag AAGGCGAAGAGATTGACGTGGTGACAGTGGAGAAGAGGCGATCTCTGGACATCCGAAAGCCTGTCACCATCACCGTGCGAGCAGACCCCCTGGACCCCTGCATGAAACACTTCCACATCTCTATCCACCAACAGCAGCATAACTATGCTGCCCGTTTTCCTCCAGAAAGTTGCTCTCAAGAGGGGGATCCTGAGCCAGGTCCCCAGGAAGAGACTCCGGAGATAGAAGTTcccaaggagaaagaggaggaagaggaagaggaggaggaggacgagatTGTGAGCCCCCCACTTGTAGAAAGTGAGGCTCCCCAGTCCTGCCACCCCAAACCTGTCAGTTCTGATACTGAGGACGTGACCAAGAGAAAGAACCATAACTTCTTGGAACGAAAAAGGAGGAATGACCTCCGCTCCCGGTTCCTAGCCCTGCGGGACCAGGTTCCCACCCTGGCCAGCTGCTCTAAGGCCCCCAAAGTCGTGATCCTAAGCAAGGCGTTAGAATACTTGCAGGCTTTGGTGGGGGCTGAAAAGAAAATGGCTACGGAGAAAAGGCAGCTCCGATGTCGGCAACAGCAACTGCAGAAGAGAATCGCGTACCTCAGTGGCTACTAA
- the Mycl gene encoding protein L-Myc isoform X2 codes for MCMCAGCRASPSRRGAAPLQVAGGGSEGADMDFDSYQHYFYDYDCGEDFYRSTAPSEDIWKKFELVPSPPTSPPWGSGPGAVDPASGISPGEPWPGGGAGDEAESRGHSKAWGRNYASIIRRDCMWSGFSARERLERVVSDRLAPGAPRGNPPKAPATPDGTPSLETSNPAPATQCQLGEPKTQACSGSESPSDSEGEEIDVVTVEKRRSLDIRKPVTITVRADPLDPCMKHFHISIHQQQHNYAARFPPESCSQEGDPEPGPQEETPEIEVPKEKEEEEEEEEEDEIVSPPLVESEAPQSCHPKPVSSDTEDVTKRKNHNFLERKRRNDLRSRFLALRDQVPTLASCSKAPKVVILSKALEYLQALVGAEKKMATEKRQLRCRQQQLQKRIAYLSGY; via the exons atgtgtatgtgtgcgggCTGCCGGGCTTCCCCGAGCCGGCGGGGAGCCGCTCCGCTCCAGGTGGCGGGCGGCGGGAGCGAG GGAGCGGACATGGACTTCGATTCGTATCAGCACTATTTCTACGACTATGACTGCGGAGAAGATTTCTACCGCTCCACGGCGCCCAGCGAAGACATCTGGAAGAAATTCGAGCTGGTGCCGTCGCCCCCCACGTCGCCGCCCTGGGGCTCCGGTCCCGGCGCCGTGGACCCAGCCTCTGGGATTAGTCCCGGGGAGCCGTGGCCTGGAGGGGGAGCCGGGGACGAGGCGGAATCTCGGGGCCATTCGAAAGCTTGGGGCAGGAATTATGCTTCCATCATTCGCCGTGACTGCATGTGGAGCGGCTTCTCCGCCCGGGAACGGCTGGAGAGAGTGGTGAGCGACAGGCTGGCCCCAGGCGCGCCCCGGGGGAACCCGCCCAAAGCGCCCGCTACCCCGGACGGCACTCCTAGTCTGGAAACCAGTAACCCTGCGCCCGCTACCCAGTGTCAGCTGGGCGAGCCCAAGACTCAGGCCTGCTCCGGGTCCGAGAGCCCCAGCGATTCCG AAGGCGAAGAGATTGACGTGGTGACAGTGGAGAAGAGGCGATCTCTGGACATCCGAAAGCCTGTCACCATCACCGTGCGAGCAGACCCCCTGGACCCCTGCATGAAACACTTCCACATCTCTATCCACCAACAGCAGCATAACTATGCTGCCCGTTTTCCTCCAGAAAGTTGCTCTCAAGAGGGGGATCCTGAGCCAGGTCCCCAGGAAGAGACTCCGGAGATAGAAGTTcccaaggagaaagaggaggaagaggaagaggaggaggaggacgagatTGTGAGCCCCCCACTTGTAGAAAGTGAGGCTCCCCAGTCCTGCCACCCCAAACCTGTCAGTTCTGATACTGAGGACGTGACCAAGAGAAAGAACCATAACTTCTTGGAACGAAAAAGGAGGAATGACCTCCGCTCCCGGTTCCTAGCCCTGCGGGACCAGGTTCCCACCCTGGCCAGCTGCTCTAAGGCCCCCAAAGTCGTGATCCTAAGCAAGGCGTTAGAATACTTGCAGGCTTTGGTGGGGGCTGAAAAGAAAATGGCTACGGAGAAAAGGCAGCTCCGATGTCGGCAACAGCAACTGCAGAAGAGAATCGCGTACCTCAGTGGCTACTAA
- the Mycl gene encoding protein L-Myc isoform X3, whose translation MDFDSYQHYFYDYDCGEDFYRSTAPSEDIWKKFELVPSPPTSPPWGSGPGAVDPASGISPGEPWPGGGAGDEAESRGHSKAWGRNYASIIRRDCMWSGFSARERLERVVSDRLAPGAPRGNPPKAPATPDGTPSLETSNPAPATQCQLGEPKTQACSGSESPSDSVPVLTTYTSSLLVTGETEGEEIDVVTVEKRRSLDIRKPVTITVRADPLDPCMKHFHISIHQQQHNYAARFPPESCSQEGDPEPGPQEETPEIEVPKEKEEEEEEEEEDEIVSPPLVESEAPQSCHPKPVSSDTEDVTKRKNHNFLERKRRNDLRSRFLALRDQVPTLASCSKAPKVVILSKALEYLQALVGAEKKMATEKRQLRCRQQQLQKRIAYLSGY comes from the exons ATGGACTTCGATTCGTATCAGCACTATTTCTACGACTATGACTGCGGAGAAGATTTCTACCGCTCCACGGCGCCCAGCGAAGACATCTGGAAGAAATTCGAGCTGGTGCCGTCGCCCCCCACGTCGCCGCCCTGGGGCTCCGGTCCCGGCGCCGTGGACCCAGCCTCTGGGATTAGTCCCGGGGAGCCGTGGCCTGGAGGGGGAGCCGGGGACGAGGCGGAATCTCGGGGCCATTCGAAAGCTTGGGGCAGGAATTATGCTTCCATCATTCGCCGTGACTGCATGTGGAGCGGCTTCTCCGCCCGGGAACGGCTGGAGAGAGTGGTGAGCGACAGGCTGGCCCCAGGCGCGCCCCGGGGGAACCCGCCCAAAGCGCCCGCTACCCCGGACGGCACTCCTAGTCTGGAAACCAGTAACCCTGCGCCCGCTACCCAGTGTCAGCTGGGCGAGCCCAAGACTCAGGCCTGCTCCGGGTCCGAGAGCCCCAGCGATTCCG TCCCAGTCCTTACCACTTACACATCCTCATTACTGGTGACCGGtgagacag AAGGCGAAGAGATTGACGTGGTGACAGTGGAGAAGAGGCGATCTCTGGACATCCGAAAGCCTGTCACCATCACCGTGCGAGCAGACCCCCTGGACCCCTGCATGAAACACTTCCACATCTCTATCCACCAACAGCAGCATAACTATGCTGCCCGTTTTCCTCCAGAAAGTTGCTCTCAAGAGGGGGATCCTGAGCCAGGTCCCCAGGAAGAGACTCCGGAGATAGAAGTTcccaaggagaaagaggaggaagaggaagaggaggaggaggacgagatTGTGAGCCCCCCACTTGTAGAAAGTGAGGCTCCCCAGTCCTGCCACCCCAAACCTGTCAGTTCTGATACTGAGGACGTGACCAAGAGAAAGAACCATAACTTCTTGGAACGAAAAAGGAGGAATGACCTCCGCTCCCGGTTCCTAGCCCTGCGGGACCAGGTTCCCACCCTGGCCAGCTGCTCTAAGGCCCCCAAAGTCGTGATCCTAAGCAAGGCGTTAGAATACTTGCAGGCTTTGGTGGGGGCTGAAAAGAAAATGGCTACGGAGAAAAGGCAGCTCCGATGTCGGCAACAGCAACTGCAGAAGAGAATCGCGTACCTCAGTGGCTACTAA